The Acinetobacter sp. SAAs474 DNA window ATGTGATTTTTTTAACATTATATTTTATTATTGTGATTTTATTTGCTGTAAACTATGATTGCTTTGATCGTCACCAGAATAAAAACAGGATTTAAATATATTAAATCGAGGCTTCATGGGGGTAAGTTAATGCCAGCAATTTTTATTGGTCATGAATACAGTGCTGAAGAAATATTATTTAAAATTAAACAGTGGGATGATGCTATTGCTCAACTAGATTTAGCAACGATTATTGATCTCTGTGAAAAAGATATTCATATTTTTGATTTGACTCAACAAGTTGAAGGGACTGAAGAATTAAAATATTTATGGCAATATTACAAATTATATTTTTCAGAAAACATACGTGTCTATCGACGAAAAATCACTATTTTTGCGCAACCTCATTTAGCGTTTATGTATTGTGATAGTAAAATTGATCATGCCAATCTACAGCAATCCTTACATGTACCTTGGTGTAGAACAACCTTCTGTTTTCAAAAAAAACATACGTCATGGAAAATTGCTCATCAACATATTTCTTTAGCGCAGTCATGGTAAATGTATTGGTCGATATCGGTTTGTATAATATTAAAATCAACAACAAATCTATTCCAATATTTTAAAAAGGAGCATAAATGGCTTTTCATGATTTCTATCGATTGAGCTCACATGCTGTAATTTTCAATGC harbors:
- a CDS encoding YybH family protein: MPAIFIGHEYSAEEILFKIKQWDDAIAQLDLATIIDLCEKDIHIFDLTQQVEGTEELKYLWQYYKLYFSENIRVYRRKITIFAQPHLAFMYCDSKIDHANLQQSLHVPWCRTTFCFQKKHTSWKIAHQHISLAQSW